Below is a window of Pocillopora verrucosa isolate sample1 chromosome 6, ASM3666991v2, whole genome shotgun sequence DNA.
gaccgccgagggagcaaatcactgatcagcaaggatcaaaatgcaccaatcagagatgttgaaaaacaacaaatcagCAACTTGTTTTTACAACAGCCGCCTCGTTTATTCAAGTGATTGTATCTTGGTCAACGGTTACGAGAGTGGAAGCCATTTTGTTGCTCTTGGACAACTTAGGAGTAAACGTTTCTAAGCTAACTATCAACGAGCTAGCCAATATTGCGGACGTAAAGAGCACTATCAACTTGAATTGCTCATACTAATAATTAACGTTATCATAGTTAGCCATACAATCAGAGCGCGTGTTAATATATATCGCCTGCTAACAGCAGCCTTACATATGAAAATGCGTGtatgttgatattttatttcgCGATTAGATTTTATGAAATCAAAAGGCCGCTATTTCCTTCTCCCTTCCAATTTATCCCCTTTTTTCTAGGTTTTTTCCCAGGTTTTTTTAGACCTGAGTAAATGATGCTTCCGAGAAAAATGGCTTTAGTGAGATTTAAAACAGAAGCAGTAAAAACATTCATGGAAGAATTTTCATGGCAATGCACAATTTTTCGTCCAATAAGCTTCTTAAAGTCTCATCGGAAAGTAACCCTTAGGATATTCCTGTACTGTTATACACGAGATATCCATAATTATCCGCAGAGGCAACGCCATTTCAGAACTTCCCCAGAAAGCCCATTCCTTAGTTCTAATGGTTTGATATCGGAGCTAACTTCACTGATATTAGGAGATATTCCTCCGACTGGATGTACTATCTTTCGTTTCGTTTTCTCACATGCAGATTTGTGGTCGAGCTCACTGAAAAAGGTTATAATGATGGAGACAAATTCTCCCGATGCAAATCAAAAATGCGTATGAATAATGGATTAAGGTTTTTCAAAGTTGCATGCCATACTTCGAGTTAACCAGTTCATATTCAGGAAGAGAATTAGAAATTAATaactcacgagtgagcgcagcgaattAAACacgagaggagaaattccatatcattttgtttattatataaaacacaAGAgtcctttactgacaagaacaTTATGAATGATTAAATTATCTGACTTTATGTCGACATAAGCGGAATCAAAATGTTGTTGCggagttttcattttttttttttcactttaacttgacttaaaaaaatcCACCTTGTTTCTGAAACCTGCGTTTAAGATTGATTACCGAAAGAGCTTAACTTTTAATCACTGAACGCTGAGCTTAAATGCGGGATTACCTGCCAGTTAGCTTACTCGCTTTTCTCTCGACCTCGTTTCTCTCAAACATATCGACAAATGTAAACGACGTGGTCATGAAATTACCGAATAATAAACAGTTTCTCTGACAATACTCTTTGCTTACTTGCGTAAATCATATTTAGAGAATCGTTCCCGGAGCAATGGCATAATTACAGAGACACAATGCAAAATAGCTATTACATTAACAAAGAGTACAACGTCCATTAATGTTTCGGATTATTACAGTCTAACATCATTCTCGGTGTGTCGGCAACTTTCCTCCCCAGGGAATAGATTCACCAATGGCCAACCTCGTGGAGTAAGGTGTTTCTCCACTTGCGAAACACTCATTTCAGTCTGGTTTAGGCAGTTGGAATCCTTCGCATTGTTGGTCATGACTGCAAAGGACTCTGCTCGGTTGTCTTTTGTATGGTTGGAATCCCTCCACACACAGCACCCTGCAGTCCAGAGTGCACGGGGGATCGCAAGTTTTACATCGTCAAGGAAGACTTCAGAATGGAATACGTTGACGTTCCCATTGTCCGCAATGATTCCTTCCATGTCATATTCGGAGGTTCCGGTCAATAGATACAAAGTTCCATTTCGAGCACGACTTCCACAGGTTTCCTTAGCGTAGCGACGAATGTTCGCTTCGAAAATCTCCCAAGGTCCGCTGTTAGATGTAATATATTGTGGCACCGCATTGGTGAGGGTGAATGTTGCCTCTAAACTGTTTATATCGAATGTATTTATGGCTGCGGGATTCATGTGGCCCTTGCTAAGAGGCTCTCGTCGGGTCAGTTTCCTGTACGCGCCATATAAGCCAGGAACATCTAAGAAGAGAGAAAAGCGTctgatcagaaaaaaatttactcaagtcTCACCCAAAATTACTGCT
It encodes the following:
- the LOC131793487 gene encoding uncharacterized protein; protein product: MLAVKDIASFSIIFVLLVGAFSSKASHLETEGDAGPIRQRKTWSPRSAPYFVRNKRPEGLPNTHRGQEIQQLLPEEPQGTPPYFVSLFDPERNIPFYSAYKVTPQQAPFIGKLHRKDAKGWWRNPPDVPGLYGAYRKLTRREPLSKGHMNPAAINTFDINSLEATFTLTNAVPQYITSNSGPWEIFEANIRRYAKETCGSRARNGTLYLLTGTSEYDMEGIIADNGNVNVFHSEVFLDDVKLAIPRALWTAGCCVWRDSNHTKDNRAESFAVMTNNAKDSNCLNQTEMSVSQVEKHLTPRGWPLVNLFPGEESCRHTENDVRL